The Opitutaceae bacterium genome has a window encoding:
- a CDS encoding STAS domain-containing protein: MAETTNPSFLVDAYSDPVLIRVRGRASFANSGSLREFLSEMMSQGKRRFVIDFSACTGMDSTFLGVLAGLALDLRKSKPRGVAVFCRLGTRNLELIRNLGLHRLATVDLGGDLTPTGNAVEPLAATRMDELENARMCLEAHENLVEADQANQEKFQDVLVFLKNRVDQG; the protein is encoded by the coding sequence ATGGCCGAGACGACCAATCCCAGTTTTCTGGTGGATGCCTATTCGGATCCTGTCCTGATCCGGGTCCGGGGGCGGGCGTCGTTTGCCAACAGCGGCAGTCTGCGCGAGTTTCTCAGTGAAATGATGAGCCAGGGAAAGCGGCGTTTCGTCATCGACTTCAGCGCCTGCACGGGGATGGACAGCACTTTTCTGGGCGTTCTGGCCGGGTTGGCCCTGGATCTGCGGAAATCGAAACCCCGGGGCGTGGCGGTCTTCTGCCGGCTGGGAACCCGCAATCTGGAGCTGATCCGCAACCTCGGTCTGCACCGGTTGGCGACGGTCGATCTCGGCGGCGATCTCACGCCGACGGGAAACGCGGTTGAGCCGCTGGCCGCGACCCGAATGGATGAGCTCGAGAACGCCCGGATGTGTCTGGAGGCCCATGAGAATCTAGTGGAGGCGGATCAGGCCAACCAGGAGAAGTTCCAGGATGTGCTCGTGTTCCTGAAGAACCGGGTCGATCAGGGTTGA
- a CDS encoding GAF domain-containing SpoIIE family protein phosphatase: MVVFFAGLLAGGAIFFGLYLNARRERERIEAEKQRVFQEKEIVVEFMHDMVEALGEGLSRQELFQRIVHAAILSTGALSACVFERIDGDRLQGVAVEGLFPPHRPLPESSRVKLITRARFIEQILRSETFAIGEGFVGGVARTRKAELIENGSEDPRIIQHDDPALSVRSMIAAPILFGDRLIGVLAVANPATGRSFTATDFSLVESLAEQAGLAVHNNEFLSLQIEKRQLDLDLSVARDIQQLLVPSEIPQIAGLDVDVRYIPAQQVGGDLVDVFPLEGGRLGVAVADVSGKGVPASILMAICRTHLRNFAGLHRSPSHVLRETNRAMTGEMRQGMYITIVLAIIDPLENRIVLSRAGHELPLIGRPDETNRFGLEFLSSEGMPVGMVDAELFDEVVEDLAVGFHPGDLLTLYTDGITEAPNADGREFTGARLLDAVKTLRSRSSSEIISGILEMVGRFSGRSRFPDDISLVVVKRLGPGAT; this comes from the coding sequence ATGGTTGTTTTTTTCGCCGGTTTACTGGCAGGTGGAGCGATTTTCTTCGGACTCTACCTGAACGCGCGCCGCGAACGCGAACGCATCGAGGCGGAGAAGCAGCGTGTCTTTCAGGAGAAGGAGATCGTGGTCGAGTTCATGCACGACATGGTCGAGGCCCTCGGGGAGGGGCTGTCCCGACAGGAGCTCTTTCAGCGCATCGTGCATGCCGCCATCCTCTCGACGGGAGCCCTCAGTGCCTGTGTCTTCGAGCGGATCGACGGGGACCGGCTGCAGGGGGTTGCGGTGGAGGGCCTTTTTCCGCCTCACCGTCCGCTGCCGGAGAGTTCGAGGGTCAAGCTGATCACCCGGGCCCGCTTTATTGAGCAGATCCTCCGATCGGAGACCTTCGCCATCGGTGAGGGCTTTGTCGGCGGAGTGGCCCGGACCCGAAAGGCGGAGCTGATCGAGAATGGATCGGAAGATCCGCGCATCATCCAGCATGACGATCCGGCATTATCCGTCCGGTCGATGATCGCCGCTCCTATTCTCTTCGGAGATCGTCTGATCGGCGTTCTCGCCGTGGCCAATCCGGCGACCGGTCGTTCGTTCACCGCCACGGATTTCTCGCTGGTCGAATCGCTGGCTGAGCAGGCCGGGCTGGCCGTCCACAACAACGAATTCCTTTCCCTGCAGATCGAGAAGCGGCAGCTCGATCTCGATCTGTCGGTGGCCCGGGATATCCAGCAACTGCTGGTTCCGAGCGAGATCCCGCAGATCGCCGGACTCGATGTGGACGTGCGTTATATTCCGGCCCAGCAGGTCGGAGGGGATCTCGTCGATGTTTTTCCCCTTGAAGGAGGCCGACTCGGTGTGGCCGTGGCGGATGTTTCCGGGAAGGGTGTACCCGCCTCCATTCTCATGGCCATCTGCCGAACCCACCTCAGGAACTTTGCCGGCCTGCACCGCTCCCCCTCCCACGTTCTGCGGGAAACCAACCGGGCCATGACCGGCGAGATGCGGCAGGGGATGTACATTACCATCGTGCTCGCGATCATCGATCCGCTGGAGAATCGGATCGTGCTGTCGAGAGCCGGACATGAGTTGCCCCTCATCGGGCGCCCGGACGAGACCAATCGCTTCGGGCTGGAGTTCCTCTCGTCCGAGGGGATGCCGGTCGGAATGGTCGACGCCGAACTCTTCGACGAAGTGGTGGAGGACCTGGCAGTGGGTTTCCATCCCGGCGATCTGCTCACCCTCTATACAGATGGGATCACCGAGGCGCCCAATGCCGACGGGAGGGAGTTCACGGGTGCGCGTCTGCTCGATGCGGTCAAGACGCTGCGCAGCCGCAGTTCTTCCGAGATCATCTCCGGCATCCTGGAGATGGTCGGGCGCTTTTCCGGGCGGTCCCGCTTTCCCGATGACATTTCCCTGGTCGTGGTCAAACGCCTGGGGCCGGGGGCCAC